One stretch of Nocardia mangyaensis DNA includes these proteins:
- a CDS encoding esterase-like activity of phytase family protein yields MGKWRLGAAVATVAVLAVACGSEESNSGPAAAAGWERDAATSYHRLTTYPVYENRPAGADAAAPTSAEISAVTEDGETLIYTDAMGQRIGFLDLSDPKNPQGTGTLSLAQPGHADDQPTSVAVVGEHLLVVVDSSGGDFVAPSGRVDVVRISDRTTVHSIDLGGQPDSIAVSADGKYAAIAMENQRDESFTPAGGAEGDLPQPPTGFVQLIDLSGAVPQWAATPVRLDEAAARAAGLTAPEDLEPEYVSFNSRGEVALTLQENNGIAIIDAATATVRTIFSAGTASVEGIDTEKDGLIDPSGSIEDLPREPDTIGWIGDDHVVTANEGDWRGGTRGWTIFDAKTGTVVWDAGNSFEHLALRVGLFNDGRADKKGTEPEGLAVTELDGKPVVLVGSERSNFVAVYDVSEVTAPVFRQVLATGVGPEGILPIPGRDLLAVSSEADDAEAGVRGTISMFGFGADFAESATPEFPSIVSADADGTPIGWGALGALSADPADADRLFTASDNAYGPARILGLDVSVVPAVIDSQIPVTENGKPVTLDVEGLAARADGGFYLAVEGKDGPGNALIRVSGDGAIEQRITLPAEIAAGLGSQGLEGVAVQGSGDAEVVWVALQRELKGDPKGVTRIGRYEPATGQWQWYGYQLETTDAAGDWIGVSEIAVHGDSLLLIERDKRSGPDAVLKSVTSVRIPTDAGVTDTAAPSVLAKTEVRDLLPELRATNGWVQEKVEGLTVAGNGELYAVTDNDGLDDATGETVFLRLGTLN; encoded by the coding sequence ATGGGAAAATGGCGTCTCGGTGCGGCGGTCGCGACGGTGGCAGTGCTCGCCGTCGCCTGCGGGTCGGAGGAGTCCAACAGTGGTCCGGCAGCGGCGGCGGGGTGGGAGCGTGACGCGGCGACCAGCTATCACCGGCTCACCACCTACCCGGTCTACGAGAACCGGCCCGCCGGCGCCGACGCCGCGGCGCCGACCTCCGCGGAGATCTCGGCGGTCACCGAGGACGGCGAGACCCTGATCTACACCGACGCGATGGGTCAGCGGATCGGCTTCCTCGACCTGAGTGATCCGAAGAACCCGCAGGGCACGGGCACACTGTCGCTGGCCCAGCCCGGCCACGCCGACGACCAGCCGACCTCGGTGGCTGTCGTCGGCGAACACCTCCTGGTGGTCGTCGACAGCAGCGGCGGCGATTTCGTCGCCCCGTCCGGGCGCGTCGACGTGGTGCGGATCAGTGATCGCACCACGGTGCACAGCATCGATCTAGGCGGTCAGCCCGACTCGATCGCGGTCAGTGCCGACGGCAAGTACGCGGCCATCGCGATGGAGAACCAGCGCGACGAGTCCTTCACCCCGGCCGGCGGCGCCGAAGGCGACCTGCCGCAACCGCCGACGGGCTTCGTGCAGCTGATCGACCTGTCCGGCGCGGTGCCGCAGTGGGCCGCCACGCCGGTCCGCCTCGACGAGGCCGCCGCCCGCGCGGCCGGCCTGACCGCACCCGAAGACCTCGAGCCCGAGTACGTCAGCTTCAACTCCCGCGGTGAGGTCGCCCTCACCCTGCAGGAGAACAACGGCATCGCGATCATCGACGCCGCGACCGCCACGGTGCGCACGATCTTCTCCGCGGGCACCGCCTCCGTCGAGGGCATCGACACCGAGAAGGACGGCCTGATCGATCCGAGCGGTTCGATCGAGGATCTGCCGCGCGAGCCGGACACGATCGGCTGGATCGGTGACGACCACGTGGTGACCGCGAACGAGGGCGACTGGCGGGGCGGCACGCGCGGCTGGACCATCTTCGACGCGAAGACGGGCACGGTCGTCTGGGACGCGGGCAACTCCTTCGAACACCTCGCGCTGCGGGTCGGCCTGTTCAACGACGGTCGCGCCGACAAGAAAGGCACCGAGCCGGAGGGCCTCGCCGTGACCGAACTGGACGGCAAGCCGGTCGTGCTGGTCGGTTCCGAGCGCAGCAATTTCGTCGCGGTGTACGACGTGTCCGAGGTGACCGCGCCGGTGTTCCGCCAGGTGCTGGCGACCGGGGTCGGCCCGGAGGGCATCCTGCCGATCCCGGGGCGCGATCTGCTGGCCGTGTCCTCGGAGGCCGACGACGCCGAGGCCGGTGTGCGCGGCACCATCTCGATGTTCGGCTTCGGCGCCGACTTCGCCGAGTCCGCGACGCCGGAGTTCCCGTCGATCGTCTCCGCCGACGCCGACGGCACGCCGATCGGCTGGGGAGCGCTCGGGGCGCTCAGCGCCGACCCGGCCGATGCCGATCGGCTGTTCACCGCCTCCGACAACGCCTACGGCCCGGCCCGTATCCTCGGGCTCGATGTCTCGGTCGTTCCCGCGGTGATCGACAGCCAGATTCCGGTGACCGAGAACGGCAAGCCGGTGACCCTCGACGTCGAGGGCCTCGCCGCACGCGCCGATGGCGGCTTCTACCTCGCCGTCGAGGGCAAGGACGGCCCCGGCAACGCGCTGATCCGGGTCTCCGGTGACGGCGCGATCGAGCAGCGGATCACGCTGCCCGCCGAAATCGCCGCCGGCCTCGGCTCGCAGGGGCTGGAAGGCGTCGCGGTGCAGGGGTCCGGTGACGCCGAAGTCGTGTGGGTGGCGCTGCAACGTGAGCTGAAGGGCGATCCGAAGGGCGTCACGCGGATCGGCAGGTACGAGCCCGCGACGGGCCAGTGGCAGTGGTACGGCTATCAGCTCGAGACCACCGATGCCGCCGGTGACTGGATCGGCGTCTCCGAAATCGCGGTCCACGGTGATTCGCTGCTGCTGATCGAACGCGACAAGCGCAGCGGTCCCGACGCCGTGCTGAAATCGGTCACCAGCGTGCGGATCCCGACGGATGCGGGCGTCACCGACACCGCCGCGCCGAGCGTGCTCGCCAAGACAGAGGTCCGCGACCTGCTGCCCGAGCTGCGCGCGACCAATGGCTGGGTGCAGGAGAAGGTCGAGGGCCTGACGGTCGCGGGCAATGGTGAGCTCTACGCCGTCACCGACAACGACGGTCTCGACGACGCCACGGGTGAGACGGTGTTCTTGCGCCTCGGCACCCTGAACTGA
- a CDS encoding RidA family protein — translation MSVEISNPAELHDPTGFGYSHLARVSGELVLIAGQYDSDADGHTTTEDFAGQVARAFENLGTALRSAGLGYADVAQLRTFIVDHDLDKLTVLGAKIAEIWGDTPPVQTLLGVASLALPGMLFEVDAVAVRD, via the coding sequence ATGTCTGTCGAAATCAGCAACCCGGCCGAGCTGCACGATCCGACCGGATTCGGATACAGCCACCTCGCCCGGGTGTCCGGCGAGCTCGTGCTCATCGCCGGCCAGTACGACTCCGATGCCGACGGGCACACCACCACCGAGGACTTCGCGGGCCAGGTCGCGCGGGCCTTCGAGAATCTGGGCACCGCCTTGCGCTCGGCGGGACTCGGGTACGCCGATGTCGCTCAGTTGCGCACGTTCATCGTCGACCACGATCTGGACAAACTGACGGTGCTCGGCGCGAAGATCGCCGAGATCTGGGGTGACACTCCGCCGGTCCAGACCCTGCTCGGCGTCGCCTCGCTCGCCCTGCCCGGAATGCTGTTCGAGGTGGACGCGGTGGCGGTGCGCGACTGA
- a CDS encoding alpha/beta fold hydrolase, with protein sequence MNGIRSIMAVLVAVGLGAGALSAAAPASAAETPTVVLVHGAFADTTSWDGVAANLRADGYHVVVPDNPLRGPANDAAAVERAIAGIDGPIVLVGHSYGGAVITNVEDPDVTALVYIAGFAPEQGEPAQLLLDPIRFPGSRLLPPVLQLAVVEDPQGIDGKNLDGYVDPAYFHEVFAPDVSDATAADMIAHQRSIAVAANIEPSGPAAWTRLPSWYLVSGADQVIPPASQRFMADRIGATTTEIPASHASLVSQPEAVATVITAAATS encoded by the coding sequence ATGAACGGGATCCGATCGATCATGGCGGTGCTCGTCGCCGTCGGACTCGGCGCGGGGGCGCTGAGCGCGGCCGCGCCCGCCTCGGCCGCCGAGACCCCTACCGTGGTGCTGGTGCACGGCGCCTTCGCCGACACCACCAGCTGGGACGGCGTCGCGGCGAACCTGCGCGCGGACGGCTATCACGTTGTCGTGCCGGACAATCCACTGCGCGGCCCGGCCAATGACGCCGCTGCCGTCGAACGCGCGATCGCCGGGATCGACGGGCCGATCGTGCTGGTCGGGCACTCCTATGGCGGCGCGGTGATCACCAATGTCGAGGACCCCGATGTGACCGCGCTGGTCTATATCGCCGGCTTCGCCCCCGAACAGGGCGAACCCGCCCAGTTGTTGCTCGACCCGATCAGGTTCCCCGGTAGCCGTCTGCTGCCACCGGTCCTGCAGCTGGCCGTCGTCGAGGACCCGCAGGGTATCGACGGCAAGAACCTCGACGGCTACGTCGACCCCGCGTACTTCCACGAAGTGTTCGCGCCGGACGTCAGCGATGCCACCGCCGCCGACATGATCGCCCACCAGCGCTCCATCGCCGTCGCGGCCAACATCGAGCCCTCCGGTCCGGCCGCGTGGACCCGACTGCCCAGCTGGTACCTCGTCTCCGGCGCCGACCAGGTGATCCCGCCCGCATCCCAGCGCTTCATGGCCGACCGGATCGGCGCCACCACCACCGAGATCCCCGCCTCCCACGCCTCCCTGGTCTCCCAGCCCGAGGCCGTCGCCACCGTCATCACCGCGGCGGCCACGAGCTGA
- a CDS encoding TetR/AcrR family transcriptional regulator encodes MTSREAQRQATRARILDTAIDLLIRRGYPALTTVAVQDAADLSRGALLHHFPTVAALTKALVETLVHRNELAARAAADRLGPDTDPLDRALAALYESMTRPSAQAELELWAAARTDPELAAALEQAERAAGRDLYRVVDDLFGPDIVAHPRYPTIRNLTITVLRGTVASRVLRTSDTSVRTTLREWADIIRLLLTEESTSSGDAPESAGRTADS; translated from the coding sequence GTGACATCGCGCGAAGCACAGCGGCAGGCCACCAGGGCCCGCATCCTCGACACGGCGATCGATCTGCTGATCCGCCGCGGCTACCCGGCGCTGACCACCGTCGCGGTACAGGACGCCGCCGACCTCAGCCGCGGCGCGCTGCTCCACCACTTCCCCACGGTCGCCGCCCTGACGAAAGCACTGGTCGAGACCCTCGTGCACCGCAACGAACTAGCCGCCCGCGCCGCCGCCGACCGCCTCGGCCCCGACACCGACCCGCTGGACCGCGCCCTCGCGGCCCTCTACGAATCCATGACCCGCCCCTCGGCCCAGGCCGAACTCGAACTCTGGGCCGCCGCCCGCACCGATCCCGAACTGGCCGCCGCCCTCGAACAAGCCGAACGCGCCGCGGGCCGCGACCTGTACCGCGTGGTCGACGACCTGTTCGGCCCCGACATCGTCGCCCACCCCCGCTACCCCACCATCCGCAACCTGACGATCACCGTCCTGCGCGGCACGGTCGCCTCCCGCGTCCTGCGCACCTCCGACACCTCGGTCCGCACCACCCTGCGCGAATGGGCCGACATCATCCGCCTGCTGCTCACCGAGGAATCGACGTCCAGCGGCGACGCGCCCGAATCGGCAGGGCGAACCGCGGATTCGTGA